Sequence from the Thermocoleostomius sinensis A174 genome:
CTTGTAGTGGTTGAAAATTGATTTGCTTCCAGTTCGGCTGTTCGCACTTCTAGATCATCCACACGTCCCCGTAATGTTGCCAGTTCAGCGGCAAATTCTTCTTGTAATCGCTGTAGCGTGACCAAATCTTCGCGAGTAGCCAAATCGGCGGTACTAGCGGCAATTAATTCACTGATGCGATCGAGACAGGCATTAAGTCCGGCGGCAAATTCATAGCGCGTCATAGCACTTTGCCCTCGATAGGTTCCGTCTGGGTATCCGGCAATACAGCCATATCGTTCTACTAGAGATTGCAGCGCTTGATAAGCCCAGTCGGTGGGTTGCACATCCGATAGCTGCGTTACTGAGGTGACTTGCCCCAAATCTTGCGACGCTAACCATTCGGACTGGAGAGGGGTGGATTGAGGCACTGTCGCTGCTACATCGGGCGCAGAGGACTGAAGAGATGAGACGAGTTCTAAGGAGCTTGATGGCGCAATGTGCAACAGCGAATCGTCTAAAGGGACATCCGCCGCTTCTAGAACTGTTGACGTGTCGATCGACTCTATCACTGGACTGACAACAGCGACGGCAGTTGGTTTAACCACAGATGGTGTCGCGACAAAGCTAGATTCTAATGACACCGCTTCATCTGCTTTAGCGACTTGTTCAGTAGAGAAAATGATGCTAGAAAAAAATCCAGTTAAATATAAAACCGATAAGAGTTGTGTTTGGTGATTAAATAATTTCATTCTCTTCACTCCGATCACACTCGAAAAATAAATAAAGCAAGTCAAACAAATGAAAGAACATCTAATAGCAATGGTTGAAATTTCAGCCCTTACTATTATTGATTTAAATTGATTTAAACAGCTTATTTTCTCTGTAATTTCAATCAGAGCGATCGACAGAACGCAAAGAATGAAGGCTCTTTCCAGGCGAAATTCCTCTACAATCAAGCAGGGTTTGCCCTAGGTAAGCAGAGAAGCTGTGTGCCTATTTAATTACTCGCTCGATCGTTATTCTACGATTTTTTATGAAACCCAATCGCTACAACTTTGGATAGAGTTTTCGTAAAGAAATAATAACAATTGCTTTTAAAAGCATCATCCTGAACTGATCAAAGAGAATTCAGGAGGACAAATCGCCTTCAATAACCGCCCGCACGGACAGCCTAACAGTATTCTCCAACCACCTTCCACCCTCTCGATCGGGTTGATTTGACGAGCACTGTAGAATGAATGAGAAGTATTTAACCCATATCTTCAGCAACCATGCAGCAGCAACCCCATCCATTCTTGCCACTGATTCGTTCTAGGGTACAGACCCGCTCATGCATCCTTTGCTCATTAACGTCACGATTCAGGAGAGCCGATTATGCTGGAGAGCGTTTATTGGTGTAAGGACGGAACACTGGTTCCCGTGGAGGCAAGTATTTGCTTGTTTGAATCAGGCGCTCGGTTACTAGAGTTAGCGGTTGTGCGTGATATTCGCGATCGGAAGCAAGCCGAACAGGCCATGTCTCGACTAGCCGAAATTGGGGAACTGGCAGCCATGATTGTTCATGAAGTGCGAAACCCCCTCACAATGGTACTAATCCTCACAACGGTACTAATGGGGTTAACGAGTTTCTGTAATCTAAACTTGATAGATTTCGCTCAACAGCGACCCAGTTTAGCTCTAGAAGAAGCAGAGCGGTTAAAGCGATTGCTGAATGAAATGTTACTGTACACCCGCCATCAAGTTTTGCAATGTGCAGAACTTGAAATCAACGAATTTGTCACCGAAATGCTAGAAGCAGTTCGGAGTCTTCCAGCAATGATGAACCGCAAAATTGAATTAATTTCTACCCTGTCAGCAGCATGGATTTTAGGCGATCGCGATAAGTTAAGACAAATATTCATTAATTTAATTAAGAATGCGGGTGAAGCAGTAGAAGATTGAGAAATCATTACTTGGCATATTGATTCTGATTGCACTACCAATCAAATTCTAATTAGTGTTCGCAATAGCGGTAAACTAATTCCAGCAGAAATTTTAGCAAAACTAGGAACCCCGATTTTTACCGCAAAAGCAAACGGTAATGGATTGGGTTTGGCGATGGTGCGACGAATTGTAAAAGCTCATCAGGGTCAATTGTTGATCAATTCCGATGCCCGCACAGGAACAACCGTTCGAGTTCAGTTGCCACTGGTTCGATGGAAATAAAAATCTGCTGCATTTAGATAATAAAGCTCTAGTTCTTCGTTGTAATAACAGAATACTCTCCCCCCCGGTTGCATACGCAATCGCTGCATCACCCGAATCGATGCCTGATTTTCGGGAATAGCCACCGCATAAATTACGGGCAACTTCAGTTGGTCAAATCCGTAGGTCAACGCTACCTGTCCTGCTTCTGTGGCATATCCCTGTCCCCAAGCAGTTCTCCGCAAATGCCAACCCACCTCATAATCCTGAGTCGGATTGTTGTTGTTGTCTGGCAACTGCTTCAACAACACTCCTCCCACAATTTCCCCGATCGATTTGTCGATAATCGCCCAAGAGCCAGTGCCGTTGTTGAGGGCGGCATACTGCGTCCTGATTGTTTCCAGATATTGTTGCACGGCGGCAATGCTTGGTTCTGGCGGACGAATAAAGTGCATCACCTCTGGATCACCATAAATGGCGAAGGCTGGGGCGGCATCTTGCTCTGGCTGCCAAGGACGAATCAGCAGGCGATCAGTTTCAAAAGTTGGATTCATCGTCAATTCACCGCTATAGGCTGAGTTAGCGATCGCGTACATCTAATTTATCTAAAGCCCACTTGTCCAGTGTGAGAGGTTGAAAGGCAGCAAGTTCATCTAGTAATTCGCTAGGATCTGCGGCGTCTAGCACAAGCGATCGATGCATAGGGCGAATAAACTGTTCGGCGGTAGCATGATCCAGCATAGACAACAGTAGATCGTAAAATCCAGCCACATTGAGTAACCCACAGGGTTTTTGATGAATGCCCAACTGCGTCCAGGTTAAAACTTCGCAAAATTCTTCAAACGTGCCATATCCACCGGGCATAGCGATAAAGCCATCCGCCAGATCCGCCATCAGCGCTTTGCGTTCGTGCATGGAGGACACTAGGTGTAACTGCGATAGTCCAGCATGGGCAACTTCTTTATCCGCCAATGCTTTTGGAATGACGCCGATCGCCTTTCCTCCAGCAGCCAACACCGCATCTGCAATGATTCCCATCAGCCCAACTCTGCCACCACCATAGACCAGTTCAATCTGCCGCTGCACCAACACCTGAGCCAAGGTTTGGGCAGATTGTTGATAGATCGATCGGGCCCCAACATTAGAACCACAAAACACACAAATTCGCTGCATGAATGGTTTTTACGCCAAGAACAAATCGCAGTTTAGCAAAGTACGAGTGGACCCACTTCATGCTGCTGAGTGATATGTCTGCCCGATCGCTGTACCCATGGGTCTGCTCTGTAAAAAAATTAAGGTGAGCACTGCCCACCTTACCTGAAATTCATCAATAGCGATCGAGCGTTCCGGATAGGCGCTAAGAAGCTGAGCCTTCCATCTTGCTGACATCTGTATTCAAAGCCGCCTGCTTCTCTTGATCGAGTC
This genomic interval carries:
- a CDS encoding histidine kinase dimerization/phospho-acceptor domain-containing protein — its product is MLESVYWCKDGTLVPVEASICLFESGARLLELAVVRDIRDRKQAEQAMSRLAEIGELAAMIVHEVRNPLTMVLILTTVLMGLTSFCNLNLIDFAQQRPSLALEEAERLKRLLNEMLLYTRHQVLQCAELEINEFVTEMLEAVRSLPAMMNRKIELISTLSAAWILGDRDKLRQIFINLIKNAGEAVED
- a CDS encoding ATP-binding protein — translated: MPAEILAKLGTPIFTAKANGNGLGLAMVRRIVKAHQGQLLINSDARTGTTVRVQLPLVRWK
- a CDS encoding GNAT family N-acetyltransferase encodes the protein MNPTFETDRLLIRPWQPEQDAAPAFAIYGDPEVMHFIRPPEPSIAAVQQYLETIRTQYAALNNGTGSWAIIDKSIGEIVGGVLLKQLPDNNNNPTQDYEVGWHLRRTAWGQGYATEAGQVALTYGFDQLKLPVIYAVAIPENQASIRVMQRLRMQPGGRVFCYYNEELELYYLNAADFYFHRTSGN
- a CDS encoding LOG family protein, with translation MQRICVFCGSNVGARSIYQQSAQTLAQVLVQRQIELVYGGGRVGLMGIIADAVLAAGGKAIGVIPKALADKEVAHAGLSQLHLVSSMHERKALMADLADGFIAMPGGYGTFEEFCEVLTWTQLGIHQKPCGLLNVAGFYDLLLSMLDHATAEQFIRPMHRSLVLDAADPSELLDELAAFQPLTLDKWALDKLDVRDR